One genomic region from Jilunia laotingensis encodes:
- a CDS encoding glycoside hydrolase family 2 TIM barrel-domain containing protein — MKYLLTVACLAMLPLSSFGQGERYKQITDPKLTSINKEAPRSTFTSYTNEKDAVANNRKDGTFLLSLNGKWKFNYVDSFSMRPTDFMLPEKSVSDWADITVPGNWELQGFGTPIYVNTTYEFCSPGYAPYWNKPNPPFVPEEWNPTGTYRRDFILPANWEGKEIFLSADGTKGAAFYYLNGQFVGMNKDAKTPARFNITKLVKPGKNMIAVQIHRFSDANYLECQDFWRLSGFERDIYLYAQPKLRIADFKVESPLDTEYQNGILKCTVKVASDNPSDSYIARYVLLDETGKQIASSDVAVNDPSTGESTKEREIVFDENRIRSPKQWTAETPNLYTFVLSLREPKNGEVIEATSAKIGFRTVEMKNNQLCVNGKPILVKGVNVHEHNEHTGHYVTEELMLKDFELWKKYNVNTVRTCHYPQQERFYELCDKYGIYVIDEANIESHGMGYDRQVGGSLANNPLFGDAHTYRTNNMYQRDKNHPSVIVWSLGNEAGNGINFYNTYAMLKKLDTRPVQYEQAHLEWNTDIYCPMYSRPNEIEQYAKDPKHNRPLILCEYAHAMGNSLGNFQEYWDTIEAYPLLQGGCIWDWVDQGLAEKTSDGRKYWAYGGDYGAIGTPSDGDFCINGIVYPDRSVKPQTTEMGKVYQNVKFINFDKARGTIDVHNDFSFTNLDKYDYHYIIREYGKEIYTDKFNVNATPGETVTVQLKGMPQENIKTGDINIEFYATIRTPEAFLPTGTVIAREQINIQPFAKREQLRQVPADIEETETQAILTGKDFRAVFDKKSGLLVSYKYNKQEYILNGEGLRPFFWRAPIDNDYGAGLPRKLKTWKEASYQEPIAESFSVSRERGMIREEDPNGPAGNRNGRESQVSFSIVKVSYHYPETNATWSIRYKVYSNGIIKVSNNFIANDKNSPLIPRVGLRMQMPETFSTLTYYGRGPEENYRDRCTSQFIGEYTTPVKEMYEPYIRPQENNHRTDINWCAFTNKSGAGLLFIADNTFEFNASNYPLETLDSGDDIHNAAPRTAETDHRHLTDPKAEKAVDLFIDYQMMGVGGDNAWGALAHEPYLIRPGKQNAINYGFTLVPFGRKTDFRNLIYQY; from the coding sequence ATGAAATATTTATTAACGGTCGCATGTCTGGCAATGCTTCCCCTGTCCTCATTCGGACAGGGCGAACGTTACAAACAAATCACCGACCCTAAACTAACAAGCATCAATAAAGAAGCGCCACGTAGTACCTTCACTTCGTACACGAACGAAAAAGATGCTGTAGCAAACAATCGGAAAGATGGTACATTCCTATTATCGCTCAATGGGAAATGGAAATTTAATTATGTGGACAGCTTTTCTATGCGACCGACTGATTTTATGCTTCCTGAGAAAAGCGTGAGCGACTGGGCTGACATTACAGTGCCCGGTAATTGGGAATTGCAAGGATTCGGTACACCGATTTATGTTAACACTACCTACGAGTTTTGTTCTCCCGGTTATGCACCCTATTGGAATAAGCCCAATCCTCCCTTTGTTCCTGAAGAATGGAATCCAACCGGAACTTACCGTCGCGACTTCATCCTACCTGCCAATTGGGAAGGGAAAGAGATATTCCTTAGTGCAGATGGTACAAAAGGGGCAGCCTTTTACTATCTGAACGGACAATTTGTAGGAATGAACAAAGACGCGAAAACTCCTGCCCGATTCAATATCACCAAACTGGTTAAACCCGGAAAGAATATGATTGCCGTACAGATACATCGTTTTTCAGATGCAAACTACCTGGAATGTCAAGACTTCTGGCGTTTGAGCGGATTCGAAAGAGATATCTACCTGTATGCACAACCTAAACTCCGCATCGCGGATTTCAAAGTGGAAAGTCCGTTGGATACAGAATATCAGAACGGCATATTGAAATGTACTGTAAAAGTTGCATCTGATAATCCATCCGATTCATACATCGCACGTTATGTACTTCTTGATGAAACTGGCAAACAAATAGCTTCATCCGATGTAGCTGTAAATGATCCGTCTACCGGAGAATCAACCAAAGAGAGAGAAATCGTATTCGATGAAAACAGAATCCGTTCTCCCAAACAATGGACAGCCGAAACTCCCAATCTGTACACCTTTGTCCTTAGTCTCAGAGAACCGAAGAATGGGGAAGTTATAGAAGCCACAAGTGCCAAAATAGGATTCCGTACTGTAGAGATGAAAAATAACCAACTTTGTGTCAATGGTAAACCGATTCTTGTGAAAGGAGTGAACGTACACGAGCATAATGAGCATACCGGACATTATGTTACCGAAGAATTAATGCTCAAAGATTTCGAACTTTGGAAAAAATACAATGTAAATACTGTCCGCACCTGCCATTATCCGCAACAAGAAAGATTCTATGAACTGTGCGACAAATATGGAATTTACGTTATCGATGAAGCAAACATCGAATCCCACGGTATGGGATATGACCGTCAGGTAGGCGGTTCGCTTGCCAACAATCCTCTATTTGGAGATGCACATACCTACCGTACCAATAACATGTATCAACGCGACAAGAATCACCCTTCCGTTATCGTCTGGTCATTGGGGAATGAAGCCGGAAATGGCATTAATTTCTATAACACATACGCAATGCTAAAAAAACTCGACACCCGTCCCGTACAATATGAGCAGGCACATTTGGAATGGAATACCGACATTTATTGCCCGATGTATAGTCGCCCGAATGAAATCGAGCAATATGCCAAAGATCCCAAACACAACCGCCCACTCATCTTATGCGAATATGCTCATGCAATGGGTAACAGTCTAGGCAATTTCCAGGAATATTGGGATACAATCGAAGCATACCCTCTTCTTCAGGGAGGTTGCATATGGGATTGGGTAGACCAAGGCCTTGCCGAAAAGACTTCCGACGGACGTAAGTATTGGGCGTACGGTGGTGACTATGGTGCCATCGGAACACCTTCGGACGGAGATTTTTGCATAAACGGTATCGTTTACCCGGATCGTAGTGTGAAACCTCAGACTACGGAAATGGGTAAAGTCTATCAAAACGTTAAGTTTATTAACTTCGATAAGGCTCGCGGTACAATCGATGTGCATAACGACTTCAGCTTTACCAATCTCGATAAGTATGATTATCATTATATCATCCGCGAATATGGAAAAGAGATCTACACGGACAAGTTCAATGTAAATGCTACTCCTGGTGAGACTGTTACTGTGCAGTTGAAAGGCATGCCTCAGGAAAATATTAAAACGGGAGATATCAATATTGAATTTTATGCTACCATTCGTACTCCCGAAGCTTTCTTGCCGACAGGTACGGTTATCGCACGCGAACAAATCAATATCCAACCCTTTGCCAAACGTGAACAGCTCCGTCAGGTACCTGCCGATATTGAAGAAACGGAAACACAAGCCATACTTACAGGTAAGGACTTTAGAGCCGTATTCGACAAGAAAAGCGGTCTTCTCGTTTCGTACAAATACAATAAACAGGAATACATTCTGAATGGGGAAGGTCTACGCCCCTTCTTCTGGAGAGCGCCTATAGACAATGATTATGGTGCCGGTCTCCCACGTAAACTGAAAACATGGAAAGAAGCTAGTTATCAGGAACCGATAGCCGAAAGTTTCAGCGTATCCCGCGAACGCGGCATGATACGCGAAGAAGATCCGAACGGTCCTGCAGGCAACCGCAACGGGAGAGAAAGCCAGGTAAGTTTTAGTATTGTAAAAGTATCCTATCATTACCCGGAAACAAATGCGACTTGGAGTATCAGATATAAGGTATATTCGAATGGAATAATCAAAGTTAGTAACAACTTTATAGCCAACGATAAAAATTCTCCTCTGATACCACGTGTCGGCTTACGTATGCAGATGCCGGAAACATTCAGCACACTGACTTATTACGGACGCGGCCCCGAAGAAAACTATCGCGACCGGTGTACTTCCCAGTTTATAGGTGAATATACTACTCCGGTTAAAGAGATGTATGAACCCTATATTCGCCCCCAAGAGAACAATCACCGGACAGACATTAACTGGTGTGCATTTACTAATAAATCAGGAGCCGGCCTTCTCTTTATTGCCGACAATACCTTCGAGTTCAACGCATCGAATTATCCTTTGGAAACTCTCGATAGCGGTGATGACATACACAATGCCGCACCACGAACCGCTGAAACCGATCACCGCCACCTTACCGATCCGAAAGCAGAAAAGGCAGTAGATCTCTTCATTGATTACCAGATGATGGGAGTAGGAGGCGATAATGCCTGGGGAGCGCTTGCACACGAACCTTACCTGATCCGTCCGGGCAAACAGAACGCGATCAACTACGGTTTTACATTGGTGCCTTTCGGGCGTAAAACAGACTTCAGAAATTTAATTTATCAATATTAA
- a CDS encoding DUF1460 domain-containing protein gives MKTISTFIVAACLLSGPAMAQQEKNLMLSNAQTFIDTPYVPNTLEIDDAENLVINCDEVDCTTFVEYVLAMSLCSEQGKDMSEGEFAGNLQRIRYRDGKIDGYTSRLHYIADWIENGVRGGFMEDVTAVNSPYTQTLNLSYMSTHPKDYKQLANSETNVSKMAGYEKALTGQEIHWLPKDMLPSTGLPWIKNGDIIAITTNTPGLDVSHMGIAIYVKDNLCLLHASSDKGKVLVDKNTLSRLLKHNDKWTGIRVIRMKK, from the coding sequence ATGAAAACTATCAGTACATTCATAGTGGCCGCTTGCTTATTAAGCGGCCCAGCTATGGCACAACAAGAGAAGAATTTAATGCTAAGTAATGCCCAAACTTTTATAGACACACCATATGTTCCCAACACATTGGAAATAGATGATGCAGAAAACCTCGTCATCAATTGCGATGAAGTGGATTGCACGACATTCGTTGAATATGTGTTGGCCATGTCACTTTGCTCTGAACAAGGTAAAGATATGAGTGAAGGTGAATTTGCAGGAAATCTGCAACGTATCCGTTATCGAGACGGCAAAATAGACGGATATACATCACGCTTACATTATATTGCCGACTGGATCGAAAACGGAGTACGCGGAGGATTTATGGAAGACGTAACAGCCGTCAACAGTCCTTACACACAAACACTGAATTTGTCGTACATGTCTACCCATCCAAAAGATTATAAACAGTTAGCAAATTCAGAGACCAACGTGTCTAAAATGGCAGGCTATGAGAAGGCCCTTACCGGACAGGAAATACATTGGTTACCCAAAGACATGCTACCTTCAACCGGACTTCCCTGGATCAAGAACGGGGATATTATTGCCATAACCACCAACACTCCCGGCTTGGATGTATCCCATATGGGAATCGCCATTTACGTCAAAGACAATCTTTGTTTACTACACGCTTCTTCCGACAAGGGAAAAGTTTTAGTAGACAAAAATACTTTAAGCCGCCTTCTGAAACATAATGATAAATGGACGGGAATCCGTGTCATCAGAATGA